The stretch of DNA ATTTTGAAGTTTGGAGACCATTTGTAGTGTGGATGTAAGTGTTTGCAATTTGTGGTATGTGGTTTCAGAGATGCCAGTGGCAAAATTGAAAGTCAAAACAAGCTGTTTGTTTTGACTCTAAACCGATCCTGTTGTGGATGGCAACTATATGCAGAGGTAACAGGAAATTTAGGTCGTTGCCTTCATCTGTCAAAGCTGGGGAGTTTTGACTCTAAACCGATTCTTCTGTGGTTTGTAACGAGATGCAGAGGTAACAGGAAATTTATCTTTTTGTTCGATACTGTCAAAGCTGAAGCTCGGTTTAGAGTTAAAACAAAAATTCGCTGCGAAGTTTCTATTTCCGCACAATTCCAATCCAAACCTGCAAATGAGGAAAAAAACTTTCTTTCACGATTGTGAAAATTGTGGGATTGGTGTAGTGCGGTTGCCAGTGTGCAGGGTTCTTGTTTTAACTCACAATTTTGAAATGAGGAGACCATTTGTAGTGTGGATGTAAGTGTTTGCAATTTGTGGTATGTGGTTTCAGAGATAGCAGTGGCAAAATTGTAAGTCAAAACAAGCTGAGGTGTTAAAACAAAAATTTGTCGCGAAGTTTCTATTTCTGCACAATTCCAACCCATTCCTGCAAATGTGAAAAAAAACTTTCTTTCACGATTGTAGAATTTGAGGGGTTGGTGTAGCTCGGTTGCCTGTGTGCGGAGTTCTTGTTTTAACTCACAATTTTAATGTTTGGAGACCATTTGTAGTATGGATGTAAGTGTTTGCAATTTGTGGTATGTGGTTTCTGTGATGGCAGTGGCAAAATTGTAAGTCAAAACAAGCTGTTTGTTTTGCCTCTAAACCGATCCTTCTGTGGTTTGCAACTATATGCAGAGGTAACAGGATATCTATTTTTTTGTTCGATACTGTCAAAGCGGGGGAGTTTTGACTCTAAACCGATCCTTATGTGGTTGCAACTATATGCAGAGGTAACAGGAAATCTATCTTTTGTCCGATACTGTCAAAGCTGGGGAGTTTTGACTCTAAACCGATCCTGTTGTGGTTTGCAACGATATGCAGAGGCAACAGGAAATTTTGTTCGTTGCCTTCAGCTGTCAAAGCTGAAGCTCGGTTTAGAGTTAAAACAAAAATTTGTCGCGAAGTTTCTATCTCTGAACAATTCCAATCCATCCCTGCTGGTTTGAAAAAATACCTTCTTTCACGATTGTGAAAATTGTGGGATTGGTTTAGCGCGGTTGCCAGTGTGCGGAGTTCTTGTTTTAACTCACAATTTTGAGGTTTGGAGACCATTTGTAGTGGGGATGTAAGTGTTTGCAATTTGTGGTATGTGGTTTCAGAGATGGCAGGTGAAAATTGTAAGTCAAAACAAGCTGTTTGTTTTGACTCTAAACCGATTCTTCTGTGGTTTGCAACGATATGCAGAGGTAACAGGAAATTTTGTTCGTTGCCTTCAGCTGTCAAAGCTGAAGCTCGGTTTAGAGTTAAAACAAAAATTTGTCGCGAAGTTTCTATCTCTGAACAATTCCAACCCATCCCTGCTGATGTGAAAAAATACTTTCTTTAACGATTGTAGAATTTGAGGAGTTGGTGTAGTGCGGTTGCAAGTGTGCGGGGTTCTTGTTTTAACTCACAATTTTGAGGTTTGAAGACCAGTTGTAGTGTGATTGTAAGTGTTTGCAATTTGTGGTATGTGGATTCAGAGATGGCTGTGGCAAAATTGTAAGTCAAAACAAGCATCGGGTTGTGGTTTCTGTGATGCCAGTGGCAAAATTGTAAGTCAAAACAAGCTGAGTTGTTAAAACAAAAATTCGCCGCGAAGTCGCTTTTCTGAACAATTCCAACCCAGCCCTGCAAATGCGAAAAAATACCTCCTTTCACGATTATCTCTAATTGCTACGAACTAAGCGAAAGCCCACATACTGATATCCGCGATTGGGGTCTCCTTTTTCTCTCCACATAATATTCAGATTTCTACCTTCTCCATTCATCACACTTCCGCCGCGGATAGCTTTTAAAGTTCCGGTATCGGGACCTGTAGGATTGATAAAAGTAGGCAGAGAACGGATATAATTTACATCATACCAATCCCAAACCCATTCTGATACATTTCCCGTCATATCATAGATACCGTAATCATTAGGTTTTTTAGTTCCCGGGGTATGAATTTTGCCACCGCTGTTTTCTCTATTCCAGGAGATTTCATCAGGGTCATCCGAACCGCTATAATTATATAGTTTACCTGCCTTAGCAGCCATTTCCCATTCTGCTTCGGTAGGCAGACGGTAGCCGTTGGCTTTAAAATCGCAGGTAACGACTCTGGAAGCACCCACACCTCTAATTTTATATGCCGGTGTTAAACCCTCTGTTTCACTTCTGCCATTGCAATAAATAGCAATATCAAACCAGCTGATGTTATCTACAGGTAGATTTTCTCCGAAGGTGGAACAATTTGCCGGTTTCATATATGCATTCCATTCTGCCTGGGTAACTTCAAATTTACTAATATAATATGAGGATAGAGACACATTGGAATTGGGGTTTTCTCGCAGGCGTCCAAAACCCATAGTATTTGCTGCAATAAAAATCATATTTTGGGGAGGACGAGGTTTGGCAGCTACAGGAGGAGGGGTAACAGTTGTGATTTTGGGAACAGGGAGTTGCTTACGAAAGTCCTCTCTGGCAGTAGTAGTGCCGGATTTTAGTTCTCCGTAGGTTGTCTGGGTTGGTTTTTCGCGCTGTAAATCAGATTGAGGAACGGTGGCATTGATCGTATCGGATTCGGAATTGGGCATCAACCAGGCAGAGTATGTTAATTTTTTTCCTCTGCCGCCAAAAAGGACGCTGAAAATATTGGTGGTTAAAAGCATAACGACGATGGCAATAATCAGGATAAGCAGCACCCAAAAAGTGACTTCAATTCTAATTTTGGGGATTTCTTTTTTGCTAAGGTCTTCCAATTTATCAGGGATTGTGGTTTCCTGTTCAGTCCAAATCTCGCATTCAGAAGTGGGGGGCAGGTTAACCAAGGTATTCAGCAATTCGTTTAAGTTCCGATAGCGCTGTAAGATATTGCGGTGTAAGCATTCAGCAAGAATTTTATTAAGAGGGACGCTTACTCCGTTTATAAATTCAAATTTTTGGGTGGATAAGCGCTCCTGGCTGTATAATGTTTTATAGAAATCGTGTTGCGATAATGCCTGAGCCAAA from Candidatus Cloacimonas sp. encodes:
- a CDS encoding SUMF1/EgtB/PvdO family nonheme iron enzyme, producing MNPGTTFRDYTIIKMLNKDAEGIKYIVEKDGREFLLKLFYRASLSNITNIFNLQQRLQQLNKLEDKHLPKVVEIDPHFDPPYMIVEFMHGVSLADLKAHNPQKLTEDFIRLIATQIVNTAITLHQYQLTLKHLALSNIMINDNDEVIILSSAITWEERDEREEMFFIAVVLAQALSQHDFYKTLYSQERLSTQKFEFINGVSVPLNKILAECLHRNILQRYRNLNELLNTLVNLPPTSECEIWTEQETTIPDKLEDLSKKEIPKIRIEVTFWVLLILIIAIVVMLLTTNIFSVLFGGRGKKLTYSAWLMPNSESDTINATVPQSDLQREKPTQTTYGELKSGTTTAREDFRKQLPVPKITTVTPPPVAAKPRPPQNMIFIAANTMGFGRLRENPNSNVSLSSYYISKFEVTQAEWNAYMKPANCSTFGENLPVDNISWFDIAIYCNGRSETEGLTPAYKIRGVGASRVVTCDFKANGYRLPTEAEWEMAAKAGKLYNYSGSDDPDEISWNRENSGGKIHTPGTKKPNDYGIYDMTGNVSEWVWDWYDVNYIRSLPTFINPTGPDTGTLKAIRGGSVMNGEGRNLNIMWREKGDPNRGYQYVGFRLVRSN